A genomic window from Elaeis guineensis isolate ETL-2024a chromosome 3, EG11, whole genome shotgun sequence includes:
- the LOC105040398 gene encoding endoribonuclease Dicer homolog 3a-like isoform X2, which produces MLRCILWWVEVRWNSMARQLNKSKGGCDSAMKNVVQYNAFLEEVLHAIAKQLLDDCGHYLLGNHMIMHAFARGHIQQRNLLFDIIKSKHCLMDITLNRDPDALTCELSSDEDIDACYAESTGARVKADSSVSLVYKYCEKIPRDNYFSPKPVFKFTVWWVL; this is translated from the exons ATGCTAAG ATGTATACTGTGGTGGGTGGAAGTGAGATGGAACTCTATGGCCAGGCAGCTAAATAAATCAAAAG GGGGGTGTGATTCTGCTATGAAGAATGTAGTTCAATATAATGCCTTTCTTGAGGAAGTGTTGCATGCAATTGCAAAACAGTTGCTGGATG ACTGTGGACATTACTTGCTAGGCAACCATATGATAATGCATGCTTTCGCAAG GGGACACATCCAACAAAGAAATCTGTTATTTGATATCATTAAGAGCAAGCACTGTCTGATGGACATTACTTTAAATAGGGACCCTGATGCCCTTACCTGCGAGCTATCTAGTGATGAGGATATAGATGCATGTTATGCTGAGTCAACTGGTGCAAGAGTAAAAGCAGACTCCAGTGTCAGTCTTGTCTATAAATATTGTGAAAAGATTCCTAGAGATAA CTATTTCTCTCCAAAACCAGTATTCAAATTCACAGTGTGGTGGGTCCTATGA
- the LOC105040398 gene encoding endoribonuclease Dicer homolog 3a-like isoform X5 has translation MKYVCFGWIIIFFQFFYRCILWWVEVRWNSMARQLNKSKDCGHYLLGNHMIMHAFARGHIQQRNLLFDIIKSKHCLMDITLNRDPDALTCELSSDEDIDACYAESTGARVKADSSVSLVYKYCEKIPRDNYFSPKPVFKFTVWWVL, from the exons atgaaGTATGTCTGTTTTGGGTggattatcattttttttcagTTCTTTTACAGATGTATACTGTGGTGGGTGGAAGTGAGATGGAACTCTATGGCCAGGCAGCTAAATAAATCAAAAG ACTGTGGACATTACTTGCTAGGCAACCATATGATAATGCATGCTTTCGCAAG GGGACACATCCAACAAAGAAATCTGTTATTTGATATCATTAAGAGCAAGCACTGTCTGATGGACATTACTTTAAATAGGGACCCTGATGCCCTTACCTGCGAGCTATCTAGTGATGAGGATATAGATGCATGTTATGCTGAGTCAACTGGTGCAAGAGTAAAAGCAGACTCCAGTGTCAGTCTTGTCTATAAATATTGTGAAAAGATTCCTAGAGATAA CTATTTCTCTCCAAAACCAGTATTCAAATTCACAGTGTGGTGGGTCCTATGA
- the LOC105040398 gene encoding endoribonuclease Dicer homolog 3a-like isoform X6 produces MLRCILWWVEVRWNSMARQLNKSKDCGHYLLGNHMIMHAFARGHIQQRNLLFDIIKSKHCLMDITLNRDPDALTCELSSDEDIDACYAESTGARVKADSSVSLVYKYCEKIPRDNYFSPKPVFKFTVWWVL; encoded by the exons ATGCTAAG ATGTATACTGTGGTGGGTGGAAGTGAGATGGAACTCTATGGCCAGGCAGCTAAATAAATCAAAAG ACTGTGGACATTACTTGCTAGGCAACCATATGATAATGCATGCTTTCGCAAG GGGACACATCCAACAAAGAAATCTGTTATTTGATATCATTAAGAGCAAGCACTGTCTGATGGACATTACTTTAAATAGGGACCCTGATGCCCTTACCTGCGAGCTATCTAGTGATGAGGATATAGATGCATGTTATGCTGAGTCAACTGGTGCAAGAGTAAAAGCAGACTCCAGTGTCAGTCTTGTCTATAAATATTGTGAAAAGATTCCTAGAGATAA CTATTTCTCTCCAAAACCAGTATTCAAATTCACAGTGTGGTGGGTCCTATGA
- the LOC105040398 gene encoding uncharacterized protein isoform X1, translating to MKYVCFGWIIIFFQFFYRCILWWVEVRWNSMARQLNKSKGGCDSAMKNVVQYNAFLEEVLHAIAKQLLDDCGHYLLGNHMIMHAFARGHIQQRNLLFDIIKSKHCLMDITLNRDPDALTCELSSDEDIDACYAESTGARVKADSSVSLVYKYCEKIPRDNYFSPKPVFKFTVWWVL from the exons atgaaGTATGTCTGTTTTGGGTggattatcattttttttcagTTCTTTTACAGATGTATACTGTGGTGGGTGGAAGTGAGATGGAACTCTATGGCCAGGCAGCTAAATAAATCAAAAG GGGGGTGTGATTCTGCTATGAAGAATGTAGTTCAATATAATGCCTTTCTTGAGGAAGTGTTGCATGCAATTGCAAAACAGTTGCTGGATG ACTGTGGACATTACTTGCTAGGCAACCATATGATAATGCATGCTTTCGCAAG GGGACACATCCAACAAAGAAATCTGTTATTTGATATCATTAAGAGCAAGCACTGTCTGATGGACATTACTTTAAATAGGGACCCTGATGCCCTTACCTGCGAGCTATCTAGTGATGAGGATATAGATGCATGTTATGCTGAGTCAACTGGTGCAAGAGTAAAAGCAGACTCCAGTGTCAGTCTTGTCTATAAATATTGTGAAAAGATTCCTAGAGATAA CTATTTCTCTCCAAAACCAGTATTCAAATTCACAGTGTGGTGGGTCCTATGA
- the LOC105040398 gene encoding endoribonuclease Dicer homolog 3a-like isoform X4 — protein MARQLNKSKGGCDSAMKNVVQYNAFLEEVLHAIAKQLLDDCGHYLLGNHMIMHAFARGHIQQRNLLFDIIKSKHCLMDITLNRDPDALTCELSSDEDIDACYAESTGARVKADSSVSLVYKYCEKIPRDNYFSPKPVFKFTVWWVL, from the exons ATGGCCAGGCAGCTAAATAAATCAAAAG GGGGGTGTGATTCTGCTATGAAGAATGTAGTTCAATATAATGCCTTTCTTGAGGAAGTGTTGCATGCAATTGCAAAACAGTTGCTGGATG ACTGTGGACATTACTTGCTAGGCAACCATATGATAATGCATGCTTTCGCAAG GGGACACATCCAACAAAGAAATCTGTTATTTGATATCATTAAGAGCAAGCACTGTCTGATGGACATTACTTTAAATAGGGACCCTGATGCCCTTACCTGCGAGCTATCTAGTGATGAGGATATAGATGCATGTTATGCTGAGTCAACTGGTGCAAGAGTAAAAGCAGACTCCAGTGTCAGTCTTGTCTATAAATATTGTGAAAAGATTCCTAGAGATAA CTATTTCTCTCCAAAACCAGTATTCAAATTCACAGTGTGGTGGGTCCTATGA
- the LOC105040398 gene encoding uncharacterized protein isoform X3, protein MKYVCFGWIIIFFQFFYRCILWWVEVRWNSMARQLNKSKGGCDSAMKNVVQYNAFLEEVLHAIAKQLLDDCGHYLLGNHMIMHAFARDPDALTCELSSDEDIDACYAESTGARVKADSSVSLVYKYCEKIPRDNYFSPKPVFKFTVWWVL, encoded by the exons atgaaGTATGTCTGTTTTGGGTggattatcattttttttcagTTCTTTTACAGATGTATACTGTGGTGGGTGGAAGTGAGATGGAACTCTATGGCCAGGCAGCTAAATAAATCAAAAG GGGGGTGTGATTCTGCTATGAAGAATGTAGTTCAATATAATGCCTTTCTTGAGGAAGTGTTGCATGCAATTGCAAAACAGTTGCTGGATG ACTGTGGACATTACTTGCTAGGCAACCATATGATAATGCATGCTTTCGCAAG GGACCCTGATGCCCTTACCTGCGAGCTATCTAGTGATGAGGATATAGATGCATGTTATGCTGAGTCAACTGGTGCAAGAGTAAAAGCAGACTCCAGTGTCAGTCTTGTCTATAAATATTGTGAAAAGATTCCTAGAGATAA CTATTTCTCTCCAAAACCAGTATTCAAATTCACAGTGTGGTGGGTCCTATGA